The Porphyrobacter sp. LM 6 sequence CGGTCGCGTTCGAGCCGCTCAATGCCCCGACACAGCTGCCGGTAAGGAAGTCGACCGGCCTTGCCGAATTCGACCGTGCACTGGGCGGCGGCTTGGTACCGGGAAGCGCCGTGCTGCTGGGCGGAGACCCGGGGATCGGCAAATCGACCTTACTGCTCCAGACCGCAGCAACCATCGCGCGCGGGGGTAATGATGTGGTCTATGTCAGCGGTGAGGAGGCCGCCGGGCAAGTGCGGCTGCGCGCCTCGCGCATGGGGGTGGCCGATGCGCCGATCCGGCTCGCCTCCGAAACCTCGGTGCGCGATATCCTGACGACGTTGGGGCAGGGCGATCCCCCAGCGTTGCTGGTCATCGATTCGATCCAGACGATGCATTCCGACACGATCGAAGGCGCACCCGGAACCGTCAGCCAGGTGCGCGGCTGTGCGCTTGAACTGATCCGTTACGCCAAGGAAAGCGGCTGCGCGCTGGTGCTGGTCGGCCATGTCACCAAGGACGGCACGATCGCGGGGCCGCGTGTGCTCGAACACATGGTCGATGTCGTGATGAGCTTCGAGGGCGAGCGCAGCCATCAGTATCGCATCCTGCGCGCGCTCAAGAACCGCTTCGGTGCGGTGGACGAGATCGGGGTGTTTGCGATGGCCTCCGAAGGGCTGGCGGAAGTCGCCAATCCCTCGCTCTTGTTCCTGTCGGGCCGCGAGGCGCCGCTGGCCGGTAGTGCGGTGTTCCCGGCGCTTGAAGGCACCCGACCGGTGCTGGTCGAGATCCAGGCGCTGATCGTGCGGCTGCAATCGGGTGCAACCCCGCGCCGTGCGGTGGTGGGTTGGGATAGCGGGCGCTTGGCGATGCTGCTCGCGGTGCTCGAATCGCGTTGCGGGCTCAATTTCTCCTCGGCCGAAGTCTATCTCAACATTGCCGGGGGATATCGCCTGACCGATCCGGCGGCCGATCTGGCGGTGGCCGCGGCGCTGGTTTCGGCGCTCGCCGATCGCCCCCTGCCCGACAAGGCGGCATGGTTTGGCGAGGTTAGTCTGGCGGGGGAAATCCGCCCCGTTGCCCACGCCCCGCTCCGCTTGAAAGAGGCAGCCAAGCTGGGGTTTGACCGCTGCTATGGCCCGGCAGGGGCGGCCGAGGCGGCACCGGGCACGCGGTATCGCGGGCTAGAGGCGCTTGCAAACCTCGTTGACCAGGTGATGGGCAGCGCATAATCCTGCCTCCCATGGCTGGTCTCGACATCATCGTTCTCATCATCGTCGGCGTGGCGGCTGTCGGCGGTTTCATGCGCGGTCTCGTGCAGGAGGTGCTGTCGCTGGCTTCATGGGTGGTGGCGGCGCTCGCGCTGCATTTTCTCCACCCGAACCTGACCGAGGCGCTGGGCTTCGTCTATCGCGGCGGCATGGTGACGGCGACCTTTGCTTTCGTGTTGCTGCTGCTCGTTCCCTATGCGGCAATGAAGCTGATTGCGGGCAATATCAGCGAAGCATCGGATGGCGCGATCCTCGGGCCGATCGACCGTGTGCTCGGCTTCGGCTTCGGCGGGATCAAGGGCGCACTGATTGCGGTCTTCGCATTCTCGCTGATGGCCATCGGGTTTGACGATACGTGGGGCTACAAGGGCCGTCCGGAGTGGATCACAACCGCGCGCACCTATGCCGCAGCCGATGCCTTTTCGAGCAAGCTGATCCCGATGATCGCGGTCCGGCGTGAACAGCTGCGCACCGAATCCGAAGCGCAGGAGGCTGCCGCCGCACGGGCGGCGAGCTGACAGCCCATGCCCGCTGCTTCTTCGGCGAAGCTCTATTCGCCGGCCTTGCTCAGCCTTGCGACCGAGCTGGCGCAATATCCGCTCGCAGATGACCTCCCGCTTACCGCTGAAGCACGTTCGCGCAGCTGTGGCAGTGTCATCGCCTTGGGGCTGGCCCTTTCCGAACGGGGGAATGTCGCACGGGTCGGCATGCAGGTGAGCGCCTGCGCGATCGGGCAGGCCTCTGCTGCCTTGCTCGCCCGCGCTGCAATCGGCTGCGACGCGGGGCGGATTGCCGATACGGCTGCGGGGCTGGCAGCGTGGCTGGAAGGCGAGGGCGATCTGCCCGACTGGCCGGGGCTAAACGCACTGCTTCCGGCGCGCGCGCATCCGGGCCGGCATGGCGCGCTGCTCTTGCCGTGGACTGCGGCATGCTCGGCGCTTTCAAGCGGCGTGCAGGCGGGCTAGGGACACAAGAGATGCGCCGCTCGCCAGATGAAGCGGGCGCGACAAGGGGATAGAGCAACATGGCAGAAGCGCAGGCGCTTGCGGACCGCGAGCCGAGCGAGAAGGAAATCCGGTTGGTGATCGGCGCATCAAGCGCGGGCACGATCTTCGAATGGTACGATTTCTTCATCTACGGCACGCTCGCCTACATCCTCAAGGATGCGTTCTACGCCACCGATAACGAAACGCTGGGCCTGCTGCTGGTATGGTCGACCTTCGCGGTGGGCTTCGCCTTCCGCCCGATCGGCGCTGTGCTGTTCGGTTTTCTGGGCGACAAGCTCGGGCGCAAGTACACCTTCCTTGTCACTGTGACGCTGATGGGGATCGCCACCGCCGGGGTCGGTCTGATCCCGACTGTCGACACCATCGGCATGGCAGCGCCGATCATCGTCATTCTGCTCCGCGTGCTCCAGGGGCTGGCACTCGGCGGCGAGTATGGCGGCGCGGCGATCTATGTTGCCGAACACGCACCGCCCGAAAAGCGCGGCTTCTACACCGGCTTTATCCAGGCGAGCGTGGCGGGCGGTTTCGTGCTGTCGATCCTCGTTGTGCTGGCCTGCCGCTTCCTGATCCCGGCCGATGCCTTCGAGGCGTGGGGCTGGCGCGTGCCGTTCCTGCTTTCGGTGCTGCTCCTGGCGATCTCGCTGTGGATGCGCCTGAAACTGTCGGAAAGCCCGGTGTTCCAGGCGATGAAGGCCGCGGGCGAAACCGCGGGCAATCCGTTTGTTGAAAGCTTCACCTATCCCGGCAATCTCAAGCGCATCTTTGTCGCGCTGTTCGGGATTTCGGGGATCCTCACGACGATCTGGTACACCGCGTTCTTCTCTTCGATGAGCTTCCTGCGCGGGCCGATGAATGTCGATGACCAGATCGTTGAGCTGGTGCTGCTGGTGTCGGGCATCATCATCATGGGCCTCTATGTCATGGTCGGCAAATGGTCTGACCGGATCGGGCGCAAGAAGCCAATCATGATCGGCTCGCTGCTGACGTTGGTGCTGCTGTTTCCGCTATTCTGGGTGATGGGCAACTTCGCCAACCCCGGCATCGCCGCCGCCGCCGAGCGTTCGCCAATCGTGGTGAGCGGGCAGGAATGCCGCACTGACCCCTTTGCCGAGCTGTTCAAGCGCGACCAGACCGATTGCGGCAAGGTGCTCGAAACGCTCACCGCATCGGGCGTGCCTTACACGATCGCCCCTGGCGAAACACTGGGCCTGACGGCAGGGGGCAAGCCGGTGGCAATCGACCCGGCCTGGCTTGCCGATGGGGCGGCGCGCAAGGCCGGCCTCCACGCAGCACTCGGCGAGTTCGGTTTCGATTTCGCCAAGCAGCGCCCCTCGCTGCCGAACCTGCTCGGAATCGTGGCCGCCTTGCTCGGCCTCGGCATTCTGACCGCGCTGACCTATGGCTCGGTTGCGGCACTGCTGTGCGAGATGTTCCCGCCGCGTATCCGCTACTCCTCGATGTCGATCCCCTATCACATCGGCGCGGGCTATCTCGGCGGGTTCCTGCCGCTGATCGCCGGTGTGATCGTGGCGCGCACCGGGGATATCTATGCGGGGCTGTGGTATACGTGGGGCATTGTCGCCTTCGGCTTGGTGGTCGCGTGGTGGGGCCTGCCCGGCGGTCCGCCCAAGGACTTTGCCGATTGATGTCTGCCCCGCCGGCCAGCCTGCGATTGTCCATCGACGCCGATGCGCTTGCCGCCAACTGGCGCGCGCTCGACGCGATGTCGGGTAAGGCTCGCGCGGCGGCGGCGGTGAAGGCCGATTGCTATGGACTCGGCGTCGATAATTGTGTGCCGGTGCTGCGCGATGCGGGTTGCGACACCTTCTTCGTCGCGCATTGGGGCGAAGCTGCGGCGGTCTTACGCCACGTAGCGCCCGAACAGGTTGCTGTGCTCCACGGACCGATCACCAATGCCGATTGCGCCTATGCCCGCGCGAGCGGCGCGGTTCCGGTGATCAATTCGCTTGAACAGGCGGCCCGCTGGACGGCGAGCGGCGGTGGGCGGTGCCACCTGATGGTCGATACCGGGATCAACCGGCTCGGCATTGCCGCGAGCGAGGCGGGCGATCCGCGCATTGCTGCCCTCGATATCGATATCCTGATGAGCCACCTCGCCAGCGCGGACGAGGATGTGCCCACGAACCCTCGCCAGCTTGCTGCCTTGCGCGCGGTTGCTCCGGTGATCGCGCACCGGCGCTTGAGCCTTGCGAATAGCGCGGGGATTGCGCTCGGGGCGGAGTACGCGCTCGATCTCACCCGACCGGGCCTCGCGCTCTATGGCGGCGTGCCGCGCGCCGAACTGGCCGGGGTGATCAAACCGGTCGGCAAGGTGTCTGCCGCGATCATCCAGACCCGCACCCTCGCGGCGGGTGACGGCGTAGGTTACAATGCTGCCTTCGTGGCGCCCGCACCGATGAAGGTTGGTACGGTCTCGATGGGCTATGCCGACGGCTTCCTGCGCTGCCGCGGGCCGGGCAATGCCTTCAGCCACCAGGGCCGCGCGCTCCCCATCCTCGGCAAGGTGTCGATGGACATGATTGTCGTCGATCTCACTGCCGCGCCTGATTTGGGTGAGGGGGATTGGATCGACGTGCCGTGGGACATTGCCGATGCTGCGCAGCAAAGTGCTGTTTCACCTTATGAAATGATCACCACCATCGGGCCGCGCCTGCGCCGAAGCTAAGCCTTCGCTGGCGCGATATTGCATTGCAGCTTGTGCAGGTGCTAAGAGCTAAGTCAGGGATCAGCTGACAGGTAACACACAACATGGCGGGTAGAGCAAAAGCAGCATCGGGCGAACCGGGCGACGCAATCATTATCAAGAAATACGCCAACCGGCGGCTCTACAACACCGCTTCATCAAGCTACATCACGCTCGAAGATCTCGCCAAGATGGTGCGCGAGAATGTCGAGTTTCAGGTGCTCGACGCCAAGACCGGCGACGATATCACCCATTCGATCCTGACCCAGATCATCATGGACGAAGAAGCCAATGGCGGGCAGCAGATGCTCCCCGTCAGCTTCCTTCGCCAGCTGATCGGGATGTATGGCAATTCGATGCAGGCGTTGATGCCGTCCTATCTCGAAGCGAGCATGGCGAACTTCCGCGAGAACCAGACGAAGATCCGCGAACTGTTCGAAAAGGGCATTTCGGCAACCCCGCTGGCCGCCATCCATGAAACCAACATGGCGGTGATGCGTGCCGCCGCGGGCGCATTCATGCCCGCCATGGCCAAGCCCAAGAGCAAGCCTGCCGCACCCGCAACCGACAGCAAGGATGAAATCGCCGCGCTGCGCGAGCAGATGGCGGCGATGCAAAAGAAGCTGGACGAACTCGGCAAATAGCCCGAAGGGCGCGGCCCGCGACTACGCGTAACCCGAACCAGAGAGTCTAATCCGTGTCCCAGATCCGCCACGCGCTCGACGTGAAGCGCGAAGACGATTTCGCCAAGTGGTACCAGGAAGTCATCAGCGCCGCCGACCTCGCCGAGGAATCGGGCGTGCGCGGCTGCATGGTGATCAAGCCGTGGGGCTATGGCATCTGGGAACGCATCCAGCGCTTGATGGATGACCGGATCAAGGCAGCGGGCGTGCAGAACTGCTACTTTCCGCTGTTCATTCCGCTCGCCAACTTCACCCGTGAGGCGGAGCACGTCGAAGGCTTTGCCAAGGAAATGGCGGTCGTCACGCACCATCGGCTGATTTCGGATGGCAAGGGCGGGTTGATCCCCGATCCCGAAGCCAAGCTCGAAGAACCGCTCGTGGTGCGCCCGACCTCGGAAACGATCATCGGCGATGCCATGGCGCGCTGGGTGCAGAGCTGGCGCGATCTGCCGCTGCTCACCAACCAGTGGGCTAACGTCGTGCGTTGGGAAATGCGCACGCGGATGTTCCTGCGGACCAGCGAATTCCTCTGGCAGGAAGGCCATACCGCGCACGAAAATCGCGAGGATGCGCTGGCGGAAACCCACCGCGCGCTCGAGATGTATCGCGCCTGCGCCGAGGATGACCTGGCGCTGCCCGTGATCGCGGGCGAAAAGCCCGAAAACGAGCGCTTCCCCGGTGCGGTCGAGACCTGGTCGATCGAGGCGATGATGCAGGACGGCAAGGCGCTGCAGGCCGGCACCTCGCACTACCTCGGCACCAACTTCGCCCATGCGGCGGGCATCCAGTATCAGGACCGCGAAGGTGGCCAGCAATATTGCCACACGACCAGCTGGGGTGTGTCAACGCGTCTGATCGGCGGCGTGATCATGACCCACGGCGATGACGACGGACTGCGCGTGCCGCCCGCGATTGCCCCGCACCAGATCGTCATCATCCCGATGCTGCGCGATGCGCCCGAGGATGCAGATCTTCTCGCTTATTGCGATACCGTGCGCGCCGCGCTCGCCAGCCAGATCGCGCTGGGTGAAAAGGTGCGCGTGCTGCTTGATACCAAGCCCGGCAAGGCCGCGGCTAAGCGCTGGGACTGGGTGCGCAAGGGCGCGCCCGTCATCATCGAGGTCGGCCCGCGCGATATGGCCGAAGGCAAGATCGCCGTCCTTCGCCGTGACCGGCTGTGGAACACCGCCAACGGCAAGCCCGCCTTCAGCTATCCGGCCTATGCCGAGTTTGTGAACGGAGCGGGCGCGCTGCTCGAAACGATCCAGTCAACACTCTACGAAGAGGCCCGCGCTCGCCGTGATGCCAACATCACCCGCGGGGTGAGCGATTGGCAGGCCGTGGTCGACCACTTCGAGAAGGGCGGCAAGTATCCGGGCTGGGTCGAGGTCGAGTGGGCCAAGCCGACCGGCGGTGCACTCGAAGCCGTGGTCGAAAAGCTGAAGGCGGTGAAGCTCACCATCCGCAACGTGCCGCGCGGCAGCGATGCGGCGAGCTGCACCTGCATCTTCACCGGCGAACCGGCCAGCGAACGGATCCTTATCGCCCGCGCTTACTAGGCTTGCGCGCAAGGGGCGAGGAGGGCAGACAGGGCACATGCTCAAACACCTCGCTCTCCTTGCCGCACTCGCGGCTGCTCCGCTCGCTGCCCAGAACCACCCGGCCGAACAGGTCTCCGAAAAGCGCCTCAAGGGCGACGTCGAAAAGCTCGTCAGCTTCGGCACGCGGCACACGCTGTCATCGCAGGATGATCCCAAGCGCGGGATCGGCGCGGCGGTAAACTGGGGCTTGGACGAGTTCCGCCGGATCGGCGCGAAGTGCGGCGGGTGCCTTGAGGTGCTGCCCGTGGGAGAGGTCATTCCGGTCGATGGCCGCCGCATTCCCACCGCCACGCTCGTCCGCAACGCCGTTGCGATCCAGCGCGGCAGCGAACGACCCAACGAAGTCGTGATCGTTCAGGGCCACATCGACAGCCGCGTGTCCGATCCGCTCGATTTCACCAGCGATGCGCCGGGCGCGAATGACGATGCTTCGGGGACTGCATTGGTGCTCGAAGCCGCGCGGGTGTTGTCGGGCAGCAAGTATCCCACCACGATCATCTACGCGCTGCTCTCGGGCGAGGAACAGGGCCTTTACGGCGGCCGCATCCTTGCCGATTGGGCGGCGGCGCAGGGCTACACCGTCAAGGCGGTGCTCAATAACGACATCGTCGGCAATTCCTGCGGCAAGGACGGCTATTGCGAGCCCAAGGTGGTGCGCGTCTTCTCCGAAGGCCCGCGTGCTGACCTGACAGAGGTGCTGCGCGCTGCGGCGACGCGGTTCGGCGGCGAGAACGATACGCCTTCGCGAAACCTTTCGCGCTGGGTGGCGGGGCTGGCCGAGAAGCACCCGGGCGAAATGCAGGTTCGCCAGATCTGGCGCACCGACCGCATGGGACGCGGCGGCGATCAGGTGCCGTTCCTGCAAAAGGGCTTTCCCGCGATCCGCTTCACCGTCGGGGTCGAGGATTACGATCACCAGCACCAGGACATCCGCACCGACAATGGTGTGTTCTATGGCGATACGATCGACGAGATGGACTTCGCCTACCTCGCCGGGGTCACCAAGCTGAATGTGCGCGCGCTCGATGCACTGGCGCGGGCACCGATGCCGCCGGCGCTTGCCGCCGATGCGGCCGTGAGGGTCGATACGGGACTTAAGTGGCGTTCGGTACCCGGAGCGGACAGCTATCTTATCGTTGCGCGGCGGACAGACGAAACGTTCTGGCGTTCGGCTACCCGGGGCGACAGCGAAGCCGTGTTCGAGCCGATCCCCGTTCCCAATGCCTCACCCGCTGGCGTCGATTTCGACCTTGCGGCCCCGCTGCGCGGCGACGACTGGATGTTCGGCGTTACGGCCTGTGCGGGCGACTATTGCTCGCCGGTCTCAAGCGCGGTTCCGGGCGGCGCGTTTGCGCCGGTGGGGAAGGAATAGCCCTCACCTCCGTTCGGGCTGAGTCTGTCGAAGCGCTCCTTTTCTTTGCTTCGACGGCAGAAAGTGAAGTGCAGCCCTTCGACAAGTTCAGGGCGAACGGGTAGGGGATAGCTCATGCCCAAGCCCCCCAAACTCCCCCAAGGGATGCCGACGCGCCAGCAGGTGCTCGACTTCATCCAGTCCTCCGACATTCCCGCGGGCAAGCGCGAGATCGCCAAGGCCTTCGGGCTGAAGGGGCAGGAAAAGATCAAGCTCAAGGCCCTGCTCAAAGACATGGCCGAGGAGGGGTTGATCGACGGTTCGAAAAGCGCCTTTCACCGCATGGGCGGGGTGCCGAAGGTGACGACGCTCAGGATCGTCGATGTGGACGAGGGCGATCTGATTGCCGAGCCCGACAATTGGGATCCCGAAGCCCCCGGCAAGCCACCCCGTCTGGTCATCCGCGAGCCGAAAATGCCCAGAGGTGCTAAATCTGCCAAGCGCCCGCCGGCGCTGCGGCGCGGTGACCGCGTGCTCGCCCGCACCGAGGAGACCGAGCGGGGCCTCATCGCCCATGTGATGAAGAAACTGCCCTCGCGAACCGAAGGGCTGATGGGCATCGTCGAGATCGACAAGACCGGCAAGGCCTGGCTCGCGCCGGTCGACAAGCGCGTGCGCCAGTCCACTCCCATCGCCGATCGCGGCGAGGCCGAAGAAGGCCAGCTGGTGATTGCCGAACGCGTGGGCCGTTCGGAACGCGCAGGGGTGAAGGTGGTGGAGGTGGTGGGCGATCCGCTCGCCCCGCGTAGCTTCAGCCTCATCGCGATTGCCAAG is a genomic window containing:
- the radA gene encoding DNA repair protein RadA translates to MAKAKRRYVCQECGSVSYRWQGQCADCGQWNTLIEDIPATVFSQKHDLSSGGRAVAFEPLNAPTQLPVRKSTGLAEFDRALGGGLVPGSAVLLGGDPGIGKSTLLLQTAATIARGGNDVVYVSGEEAAGQVRLRASRMGVADAPIRLASETSVRDILTTLGQGDPPALLVIDSIQTMHSDTIEGAPGTVSQVRGCALELIRYAKESGCALVLVGHVTKDGTIAGPRVLEHMVDVVMSFEGERSHQYRILRALKNRFGAVDEIGVFAMASEGLAEVANPSLLFLSGREAPLAGSAVFPALEGTRPVLVEIQALIVRLQSGATPRRAVVGWDSGRLAMLLAVLESRCGLNFSSAEVYLNIAGGYRLTDPAADLAVAAALVSALADRPLPDKAAWFGEVSLAGEIRPVAHAPLRLKEAAKLGFDRCYGPAGAAEAAPGTRYRGLEALANLVDQVMGSA
- a CDS encoding CvpA family protein, whose translation is MAGLDIIVLIIVGVAAVGGFMRGLVQEVLSLASWVVAALALHFLHPNLTEALGFVYRGGMVTATFAFVLLLLVPYAAMKLIAGNISEASDGAILGPIDRVLGFGFGGIKGALIAVFAFSLMAIGFDDTWGYKGRPEWITTARTYAAADAFSSKLIPMIAVRREQLRTESEAQEAAAARAAS
- a CDS encoding iron-sulfur cluster assembly scaffold protein codes for the protein MPAASSAKLYSPALLSLATELAQYPLADDLPLTAEARSRSCGSVIALGLALSERGNVARVGMQVSACAIGQASAALLARAAIGCDAGRIADTAAGLAAWLEGEGDLPDWPGLNALLPARAHPGRHGALLLPWTAACSALSSGVQAG
- a CDS encoding MFS transporter; protein product: MAEAQALADREPSEKEIRLVIGASSAGTIFEWYDFFIYGTLAYILKDAFYATDNETLGLLLVWSTFAVGFAFRPIGAVLFGFLGDKLGRKYTFLVTVTLMGIATAGVGLIPTVDTIGMAAPIIVILLRVLQGLALGGEYGGAAIYVAEHAPPEKRGFYTGFIQASVAGGFVLSILVVLACRFLIPADAFEAWGWRVPFLLSVLLLAISLWMRLKLSESPVFQAMKAAGETAGNPFVESFTYPGNLKRIFVALFGISGILTTIWYTAFFSSMSFLRGPMNVDDQIVELVLLVSGIIIMGLYVMVGKWSDRIGRKKPIMIGSLLTLVLLFPLFWVMGNFANPGIAAAAERSPIVVSGQECRTDPFAELFKRDQTDCGKVLETLTASGVPYTIAPGETLGLTAGGKPVAIDPAWLADGAARKAGLHAALGEFGFDFAKQRPSLPNLLGIVAALLGLGILTALTYGSVAALLCEMFPPRIRYSSMSIPYHIGAGYLGGFLPLIAGVIVARTGDIYAGLWYTWGIVAFGLVVAWWGLPGGPPKDFAD
- the alr gene encoding alanine racemase produces the protein MSAPPASLRLSIDADALAANWRALDAMSGKARAAAAVKADCYGLGVDNCVPVLRDAGCDTFFVAHWGEAAAVLRHVAPEQVAVLHGPITNADCAYARASGAVPVINSLEQAARWTASGGGRCHLMVDTGINRLGIAASEAGDPRIAALDIDILMSHLASADEDVPTNPRQLAALRAVAPVIAHRRLSLANSAGIALGAEYALDLTRPGLALYGGVPRAELAGVIKPVGKVSAAIIQTRTLAAGDGVGYNAAFVAPAPMKVGTVSMGYADGFLRCRGPGNAFSHQGRALPILGKVSMDMIVVDLTAAPDLGEGDWIDVPWDIADAAQQSAVSPYEMITTIGPRLRRS
- the phaR gene encoding polyhydroxyalkanoate synthesis repressor PhaR; this encodes MAGRAKAASGEPGDAIIIKKYANRRLYNTASSSYITLEDLAKMVRENVEFQVLDAKTGDDITHSILTQIIMDEEANGGQQMLPVSFLRQLIGMYGNSMQALMPSYLEASMANFRENQTKIRELFEKGISATPLAAIHETNMAVMRAAAGAFMPAMAKPKSKPAAPATDSKDEIAALREQMAAMQKKLDELGK
- the proS gene encoding proline--tRNA ligase, translating into MSQIRHALDVKREDDFAKWYQEVISAADLAEESGVRGCMVIKPWGYGIWERIQRLMDDRIKAAGVQNCYFPLFIPLANFTREAEHVEGFAKEMAVVTHHRLISDGKGGLIPDPEAKLEEPLVVRPTSETIIGDAMARWVQSWRDLPLLTNQWANVVRWEMRTRMFLRTSEFLWQEGHTAHENREDALAETHRALEMYRACAEDDLALPVIAGEKPENERFPGAVETWSIEAMMQDGKALQAGTSHYLGTNFAHAAGIQYQDREGGQQYCHTTSWGVSTRLIGGVIMTHGDDDGLRVPPAIAPHQIVIIPMLRDAPEDADLLAYCDTVRAALASQIALGEKVRVLLDTKPGKAAAKRWDWVRKGAPVIIEVGPRDMAEGKIAVLRRDRLWNTANGKPAFSYPAYAEFVNGAGALLETIQSTLYEEARARRDANITRGVSDWQAVVDHFEKGGKYPGWVEVEWAKPTGGALEAVVEKLKAVKLTIRNVPRGSDAASCTCIFTGEPASERILIARAY
- a CDS encoding M20/M25/M40 family metallo-hydrolase is translated as MLKHLALLAALAAAPLAAQNHPAEQVSEKRLKGDVEKLVSFGTRHTLSSQDDPKRGIGAAVNWGLDEFRRIGAKCGGCLEVLPVGEVIPVDGRRIPTATLVRNAVAIQRGSERPNEVVIVQGHIDSRVSDPLDFTSDAPGANDDASGTALVLEAARVLSGSKYPTTIIYALLSGEEQGLYGGRILADWAAAQGYTVKAVLNNDIVGNSCGKDGYCEPKVVRVFSEGPRADLTEVLRAAATRFGGENDTPSRNLSRWVAGLAEKHPGEMQVRQIWRTDRMGRGGDQVPFLQKGFPAIRFTVGVEDYDHQHQDIRTDNGVFYGDTIDEMDFAYLAGVTKLNVRALDALARAPMPPALAADAAVRVDTGLKWRSVPGADSYLIVARRTDETFWRSATRGDSEAVFEPIPVPNASPAGVDFDLAAPLRGDDWMFGVTACAGDYCSPVSSAVPGGAFAPVGKE